The Bradyrhizobium sp. B097 genome contains the following window.
GGCACCGTACGCCGTGACGTATTGCATCCACACCGCGGCGGCCTCCTGAAAACCCAGCGCCGGCGGATGCTTGACGACGAACGCGGCCGGGAACGTTGCGAGCTCGCCATAGGTCGGCCAGCGCGCCATCGAGATCGGCGGCAAGATGCTGACGGCATCTCCAAGCGCGAAGCCGCCGACACCCGCGCCGATCGCTTCGACAAGGCCGGCAGCCTCGAGGCCGAGGCCGGACGGCAGCGCCGGCGTCTCGATATAGGTCCCCGTGCGCATCAGGGCCTCGGCGCGGTTCAGTCCGAGCGCCTTGATCCGGATCCGGATCTCGCCGCGCGCCGGCGGCGCGATCGCCACATCCTCGATCCGCAGCACCTCGGGACCACCATGTTGATGAAAACGAACCACACGAGCCATCGGCAACACTCCAAAGCGATTGAATTGCAAAACAGTTCAATTGAATGAGCTATGCCAAGGCCAGTTCCGCGGATAAATCATCCCGCAGACTGAACAGTCAAAACTGAGGGTTTCGAATGATGGACCGCCTGACCAGCATGGCCGTGTTTCTCAGGGCGGTCGATCTCGGCTCCTTTGCGGCCGCCGCCGAGGCGCTCGAGATGTCCGGCCCGATGGTCGGCAAGCATGTTCGCTTCCTCGAAGAACGGCTCGGCGTCCGCCTGATCCACCGCACCACGCGGCGTCAGAGCCTGACCGAGTTCGGACAAGCCTATTACGAGCGCTGCCGCGCGGTGCTCGCGGAAGCGGACGCTGCCGATGCGCTCGCGGCGGATCAACTGTCCGAACCACGCGGACGGCTCAAGGTGACGATGCCGGCGCTGCTCGGTCGGCACTGCGTCGCGCCGCTGCTGCTCAGACTGGCGCAGAAATATCCAGCCCTGGAGCTCGATCTCTCGTTCGGCGATCCGGTCGCCGATCTGATGGACGGCGGCTACGACCTTGCGATCAGGACCGGCGATCTCGACGAGCAATCCGGCGTGATCGCACGACGCCTCGCGCGCCAGCGCATGGTGGTGTGCGGCTCGCGCGCGTATCTGAAGGCGCACGGCAGGCCGCGCACGCTCGACGAGCTCGGCCAGCACCAGGCGATCGTCTATCGCCGCCTCGGCCGCGCGCGCCCGTGGCTGTTCCCGCGCGACGGCCAGCCGCCGCGCGAGGTGTGGCCGGCCGGCCGGCTCAGGCTCGACGATCTCGAGGCCATCGCCGACGCCGCGGCGCGCGGCATGGGGCTGGCGTGGCTGCCCTCCTGGCTGGTGCGCGAACGCCTCGAGCGCGGCGCACTGATCCGCGTTCTCGGCAACGAGGGTGAGCTTCCCTACGATTGCCACGCGCTGTGGCTGCCGACGCCGCGACTGCCGCTGAAGGTCCGGCTTGCGGTCGACGCACTCGCAGCGGCGCTGCCGAAGCTCGTGGCCTAATGCCGCGCCACTGCACAATGGCACCGTAGGATGGGTAGAGCGCAGCGAAACCCATCGATCTCACACGCGGACGGAATGATGGGTTTCGCTTCGCTCTACCCATCCTACAGGGTCCGCCCGTCGTGAGCGTTAACTCACCCTCCACCATGCCGGGAGGCTCGCGGCGGTAACCATAAGGCTTAACAGCGCGTCAACGCTCCCCCAACAAGTCTAACTGTTTCTAATGGGGGAGAATGGCCCGTGGACGCATTTGCATTCGAATTCATGGGACTGGCGATGATTGCGCTGTGTCTCGTCGTGCTGGCGATGCCTGCGGCACGGCGGCCGTCGAAGAACATGCGCTACGAGTGACGCGCCCGATGCGGCGCGCGGATCGGTGTGTGGTCAACAGGCGCCCTGCTCGGACTGTCGTCGTCAACGAAGGGGATCGTTCATGTTGGACCACGTCTCCATCACCGTATCCAACATACGCGCTGCCGAGCCCTTCTATGACGTGCCTCGTCGTCGGCGCGATCTCCTTCGTCGTGCTGGCGCCGCTCTATCTCGTCTGGTTCCGGCTGCTCGGCTGGATCGGCTGACGGTCGTCGCCGGAAGTATCGCGCCTGGGCGTCATCGAATAACGTTATGCTTGCCCTGATGAGTCCTGACGTGGGACGCAAGCCCAAGGAATTGACGACGCTTGAACGACACCGACGTCCAGCACGCCAACACATCCGCCGCGAGGCCAGCGCGCGCGCCGCTCGAAGTGCTGCTCATTTTCCTCAAGCTCGGCGTGACGTGCTTCGGTGGTCCGATCGCGCATATCGGTTATTTCCGCGACGAGTTCGTCACCCGCAGGCGCTGGCTTGACGAGCAGGCCTATGCGGATCTGGCGGCGCTTTGCCAATTCCTGCCGGGGCCTGCGAGCAGCCAGGTCGGCTTTTCGCTTGGCCTGATGCGCGCTGGCTATCTGGGCGCGCTGGCGGCCTGGACCGGCTTCACGCTGCCCTCGGCGATTGCGCTGGTGCTGTTTGCCTTCGGCGCCAGCGGACTGAGCGGCCCGGCCGGCGCAGGCCTGGTGCATGGCCTCAAGCTGGTCGCGGTGGCGATCGTAGCGCAGGCGGTCTGGGGCATGGCGCGCTCGCTTTGTCCGGACCGCGCGCGCGCATCGATTGCGACAGTCGCGGCACTCGTCATCCTCGCGAGCTCCTCGTCGATCGCGCAGATCGGCGCCATCGTGCTCGGCGCCATCGCCGGGCTGTGGTTTTGCCGCGCGCAAGCAGGCGACGGCGTCACGCACATTGCGATGCCGGTGTCGCGCCGCGTTGGCCTCTGCGCACTGATCCTGTTCCTTGCCCTGCTGGTCGGGTTGCCGCTGCTCGCCCGCGCATGGCCCGGCCTCGGCCTGTTCGAAGCCTTCTACCGCTCCGGCGCGCTGGTGTTCGGCGGCGGCCATGTCGTACTGCCGCTGCTGCGGGAAGCGGTGGTGACGCCGGGCTGGATCGGCGACGACGCGTTCCTGACCGGCTACGGCGCAGCACAAGCCGTGCCGGGCCCGCTGTTCACCTTCGCCGCCTATCTCGGCGCCGTGATCGGCGGCGTGCCGGGCGCGGTCACAGGCCTCGTCGGCATCTTCCTGCCGGGACTTCTCATCCTGCTCGCGGCGCTGCCGTTCTGGGATGGCTTCCGCAAACGGCCGGCGGCGCAAGCGATGATGCGCGGCGTCAACGCCGCCGTGGTCGGCATCCTCGGTGCGGCGCTCTACGACCCGGTCTGGACCAGCAGCGTGCACCGTCCGCTCGATTTCGGCATCGCGCTATCAGGCTTCGTCCTGCTCACGGCATGGAGCGCGCCGCCGCTCGTGGTGGTCGTCCTCAGCGCGGCGGCCGGTATCGCCACCGGCCTCCTGCAATCGTGAACAGCCGCCCAGGCGCTCGGCCGGCCGGATTAAGAACGCCTTCATGCCTCGCCGCCATGATCGGGGGCGTATGCTGAGCGTAGCCAACCAACCGGATCCGACCCGGGTTCCCATGCTGGACCTGCTGCGGCTGGCCGCGGTCGGGGCCGTGATCCTGTACCATTACGGCTTCTGGGGCACCGCATCGCACGGCGTTCAGAAGGTGGCGTTGCCGTATCTCGCCCCGGTCGCGCAGTACGGCTTCCTCGGCGTCCCCGTGTTCTTCGCGATCTCTGGCTTCGTCATTGCCTATTCGGCCGAAGGCCGCACGCCGGTCGGTTTCGCGATCGCGCGCTTCAGCCGCATCTATCCGACCTTCGTCATCTGCATGACGCTGACCTTCCTCACCACGCTGCTGCTGGGCCACACCTGGTTCCACGTGACGTGGGGACAATGGCTGGCAAACCTGTTCATCGCGGCGCCGATGCTCGGTCAGCCCTATATGGACGACGCCTATTGGTCGCTGGTGATCGAGGTCGTGTTCTACATCTGGGTCGCGCTGTTGCTGGCCTGGGGCATTTTCCCGCGGAGGATCGACACGATCATCCTGGCGTGGATCGCCATCACCTTCGCCAACGAGCTGACGCTGGACGTTCCGCTGTTCGAGAAGCTGTTCATGGCCGACGACAGCGGCTTCTTCGCCGTCGGGCTCCTGATCTATGAACATTACCGCGGACGGCGCGACACCAGGCTCTATAGCCTGCTGACGCTGGCGATGGGCACCGCGACGTTCCAGGCCGTGCACAAGCTGGAACGGCTCGGCGTCCACACCCATGGCAGCTTCGATCCGCGCGTCGTCACCGTTATCTGCATCGTCTCGCTCGGCATCGTGTTCGCCGCCACCCGCATCAAGTCGGTGCCGCTGCCGGACAGCCTGGTCAGGGCCGTCGGCGGCATCACCTATCCGCTCTATCTGCTGCACCTGCAGCTCGGCTACGTGCTCCTGCTCCTGATGACGCCAACGCCGGGCGCACTTTCGACCGCGCTCGTGGTGACGGGCATAGTGGTGCTGGCATGGTTCGTCTGGCGCTTCCTGGAAAGCCCGGCGCATTATCTCGTCAGGGACAGGCTCACGATGCTGGCCTCAAGCCACGGATGGCCGTCGCGCATTCGCGCGCACGAAGCGCAGATCAATCCGGGCCACATCGCCGCACCGGTCGAGGTCGGGCGGATTGCCAATCACTGATTTTCCGACATGGCAAGCCCCCACAGGCGCGGGAACGCCTCGTCCAAGAACACCAATCTAGTTCGGTCGCCCAATCTTCCGTCGAAGCTCTGCATTTGTCACATCGACGAACAAATTCGGGATGTCGTCGGCGCGGTGCAACAGCCACGCCGCGGCGATCATGATCGCGATTCCGGCCGCGCTCACCACGAGCTGTGCGATGACCGCGCCGCTGTATTGGGTCAAGACCCAATGGGCGGAGAACGAAAGCAAGACCCCGAGGCAAAAGATCGGAAGCGAATGCTCGCCGCACAAGGTCAGCGGACGCAATGATCGGGATTTCAGCGGCGGCCAGTCCCGCGGAATCAGGCCATGGACAACGACCGCGAGCGCGAGGAAGTGGGTCAAGCGCAACATATCCAGATCCGTTTTATCGATCGGGTAGATGAGCTTCATCATCCATCCCGGTATGAACATCTCCAGCGCATGGAAATGCCACGTCATCACGATCAGGAACGCAAAGATCAGCCAGGCAATCGCTACCGCTGCGACGATCCGCGACTGGATGAGTCCAGCGATCTGAGACAATGCGCCCACCCCACACCACTGGCCGAAGACAAACAGCAATTGCCAGCAAAATGGATTGAAGTACCACGTTGTGCCCGGTGGATAGGAGGCGATGTTCCAATCGAACCATCGCGCCAGCACGTAGAGAACGATCGAAGCCAGCAAGGTGAGATTGGGACGACGCACCAAGGCCCAGATGACCAGCGGGGACGCGACCAGCAAGACAATGAACAGCGGCAGCACGTCGAGATCCACGGGCTTGTATCGCAGCGTGAGTGCCTGCCCAATCAGGATATCCGGATGCTGCAGAAAATTGAAAACGTTGAATTCGTTTTCATACATCGGATTGTCGAGCCGTCGGGAGGTTCTCGCGACCTGGGCCGTGAAGATCAGGAACAGCATGATATGCGCCACGTAGATATGCGCGGCCCGCGTCCACAGCCGCTTCGCTGCGGACAGCAAGAAACCCGAAGCGATGATCGGGCCGTATATGAAACCGGCAAGGTAACCCGAGATGAAAACGAAGAACTCCGCAGCGTCGCTGAAGCCGTAGTTGCGCAGCGTAATCCAGCCGATGGCTCCATCATTGGGGATGTGATCCAGAAATATCATCCACAACCCGAGCCCTCTGAACAGGTCGAGCCGAACATCGCGTTCGATCGTTTCCTCGATCTGGTGCGCGTGGTGGAGCTCCAT
Protein-coding sequences here:
- a CDS encoding LysR family transcriptional regulator, whose product is MDRLTSMAVFLRAVDLGSFAAAAEALEMSGPMVGKHVRFLEERLGVRLIHRTTRRQSLTEFGQAYYERCRAVLAEADAADALAADQLSEPRGRLKVTMPALLGRHCVAPLLLRLAQKYPALELDLSFGDPVADLMDGGYDLAIRTGDLDEQSGVIARRLARQRMVVCGSRAYLKAHGRPRTLDELGQHQAIVYRRLGRARPWLFPRDGQPPREVWPAGRLRLDDLEAIADAAARGMGLAWLPSWLVRERLERGALIRVLGNEGELPYDCHALWLPTPRLPLKVRLAVDALAAALPKLVA
- a CDS encoding OpgC domain-containing protein → MELHHAHQIEETIERDVRLDLFRGLGLWMIFLDHIPNDGAIGWITLRNYGFSDAAEFFVFISGYLAGFIYGPIIASGFLLSAAKRLWTRAAHIYVAHIMLFLIFTAQVARTSRRLDNPMYENEFNVFNFLQHPDILIGQALTLRYKPVDLDVLPLFIVLLVASPLVIWALVRRPNLTLLASIVLYVLARWFDWNIASYPPGTTWYFNPFCWQLLFVFGQWCGVGALSQIAGLIQSRIVAAVAIAWLIFAFLIVMTWHFHALEMFIPGWMMKLIYPIDKTDLDMLRLTHFLALAVVVHGLIPRDWPPLKSRSLRPLTLCGEHSLPIFCLGVLLSFSAHWVLTQYSGAVIAQLVVSAAGIAIMIAAAWLLHRADDIPNLFVDVTNAELRRKIGRPN
- a CDS encoding acyltransferase, with the translated sequence MLDLLRLAAVGAVILYHYGFWGTASHGVQKVALPYLAPVAQYGFLGVPVFFAISGFVIAYSAEGRTPVGFAIARFSRIYPTFVICMTLTFLTTLLLGHTWFHVTWGQWLANLFIAAPMLGQPYMDDAYWSLVIEVVFYIWVALLLAWGIFPRRIDTIILAWIAITFANELTLDVPLFEKLFMADDSGFFAVGLLIYEHYRGRRDTRLYSLLTLAMGTATFQAVHKLERLGVHTHGSFDPRVVTVICIVSLGIVFAATRIKSVPLPDSLVRAVGGITYPLYLLHLQLGYVLLLLMTPTPGALSTALVVTGIVVLAWFVWRFLESPAHYLVRDRLTMLASSHGWPSRIRAHEAQINPGHIAAPVEVGRIANH
- the chrA gene encoding chromate efflux transporter, with the translated sequence MNDTDVQHANTSAARPARAPLEVLLIFLKLGVTCFGGPIAHIGYFRDEFVTRRRWLDEQAYADLAALCQFLPGPASSQVGFSLGLMRAGYLGALAAWTGFTLPSAIALVLFAFGASGLSGPAGAGLVHGLKLVAVAIVAQAVWGMARSLCPDRARASIATVAALVILASSSSIAQIGAIVLGAIAGLWFCRAQAGDGVTHIAMPVSRRVGLCALILFLALLVGLPLLARAWPGLGLFEAFYRSGALVFGGGHVVLPLLREAVVTPGWIGDDAFLTGYGAAQAVPGPLFTFAAYLGAVIGGVPGAVTGLVGIFLPGLLILLAALPFWDGFRKRPAAQAMMRGVNAAVVGILGAALYDPVWTSSVHRPLDFGIALSGFVLLTAWSAPPLVVVVLSAAAGIATGLLQS